From Elusimicrobiota bacterium, the proteins below share one genomic window:
- a CDS encoding BMP family ABC transporter substrate-binding protein: protein MSFRLKSAALIVSLCSLAACSPGKKEDTSKPAVGLVFDVGGRGDKSFNDSAYAGIERAQKDLAVQVDYIEPGEGADKESALRQLASGRHGLIFGTGFLFTDDINTVAADFPNKKFACIDYALDPSKQIPGNVLAIKFREEEGSFLVGAIAALTTKTNVIGFVGGMDIPLIHKFEAGYRAGALQVNPKCKVLIGYAGVTGEAFKNPSKGKELAFSQIGQGADVIFHASGSTGLGVFEAAREKKIYAIGVDSDQYFEAPGRILTSMVKKVDISVYKTIKDFLEGKFQGGLREFGLADDGVSYVYDEHNKDLITPEIIRKTEELKKLIIAGKIKVPNK, encoded by the coding sequence ATGAGTTTCCGCCTTAAATCAGCCGCACTTATTGTTTCGCTTTGTTCTTTGGCCGCCTGCTCGCCCGGGAAGAAAGAGGACACGTCAAAACCCGCGGTGGGGCTGGTTTTTGACGTGGGCGGCAGGGGCGATAAATCTTTCAACGACTCCGCCTACGCGGGCATTGAAAGAGCGCAGAAAGATCTGGCGGTGCAGGTGGATTATATAGAACCGGGCGAGGGCGCGGACAAGGAATCGGCCCTCCGGCAGCTGGCCTCCGGCCGGCACGGCCTTATTTTCGGCACGGGATTTCTTTTCACGGACGATATCAACACGGTGGCCGCGGATTTCCCGAATAAAAAATTCGCCTGCATAGACTACGCGCTTGACCCTTCAAAACAGATACCCGGCAATGTTCTGGCCATAAAATTCCGGGAAGAGGAGGGCAGTTTTTTAGTTGGAGCGATAGCCGCCCTTACCACCAAAACGAACGTGATAGGCTTCGTTGGCGGAATGGATATACCTCTTATCCACAAATTCGAAGCCGGCTACCGCGCGGGCGCTCTGCAAGTGAATCCGAAATGCAAGGTGCTGATAGGCTATGCGGGCGTCACCGGCGAAGCGTTCAAGAACCCCTCCAAAGGCAAGGAGCTCGCTTTCTCGCAGATAGGCCAGGGCGCCGATGTGATATTTCATGCTTCAGGCTCAACCGGCCTGGGCGTTTTTGAAGCCGCCCGGGAAAAGAAAATTTACGCCATAGGCGTCGACTCGGACCAGTATTTTGAAGCTCCCGGCCGCATCCTTACCTCCATGGTCAAAAAAGTGGATATTTCCGTTTACAAGACCATAAAGGATTTTCTGGAGGGTAAATTCCAGGGCGGCCTCAGGGAGTTCGGTCTGGCCGACGACGGCGTGAGCTATGTTTATGACGAACACAACAAAGATCTTATCACGCCGGAAATAATCAGAAAAACCGAAGAACTCAAAAAGCTCATCATAGCCGGAAAAATCAAAGTTCCGAATAAGTAA
- a CDS encoding glutaredoxin family protein — MKNKKVTVYALSTCGWCRKTVGWLKENGIKAEIIYTDTIEDEAEKEKVVAQAKKHNPSLSFPTVVINDGECVVVGFEPEKIQEALNK; from the coding sequence ATGAAAAATAAAAAAGTTACAGTTTACGCTCTCAGCACCTGCGGCTGGTGTCGCAAGACCGTGGGGTGGCTGAAAGAAAACGGCATTAAAGCGGAAATTATATATACCGACACGATAGAGGACGAGGCCGAAAAAGAAAAAGTCGTGGCCCAGGCCAAAAAACACAACCCCAGCCTTTCTTTCCCTACCGTGGTCATCAACGACGGGGAATGCGTGGTAGTCGGCTTTGAGCCTGAGAAAATACAAGAGGCGCTTAATAAATGA
- a CDS encoding ferredoxin:glutaredoxin reductase, which translates to MNNDLDQKGEELRQRLAQEARATGYNLNPDLDMTSTICAGLAKNEGRYGYMSCPCRLASGKREEDKDIICPCDYRDSDLAEYGSCYCALYVSGEIVSGKKKAAPVPERRPPAERRLKAAHDIQPLPTVKSGAGGAIKVWRCKVCGYLCAKETPPAKCPICKADKDRFEEFAL; encoded by the coding sequence ATGAACAACGATCTTGATCAGAAGGGTGAAGAACTCCGCCAGCGTCTTGCTCAAGAGGCCAGGGCTACCGGTTATAACCTTAACCCCGATCTTGACATGACTTCCACTATCTGCGCCGGGCTTGCGAAAAATGAGGGCCGCTACGGTTATATGTCCTGCCCCTGCCGTCTGGCTTCGGGTAAAAGGGAGGAAGACAAAGACATTATCTGCCCCTGTGATTACCGCGACTCCGACCTGGCCGAATACGGTTCCTGCTACTGCGCGCTTTATGTAAGCGGCGAGATCGTTTCCGGCAAAAAAAAGGCCGCCCCCGTGCCGGAGCGGCGTCCGCCCGCAGAGCGGAGGCTCAAAGCGGCTCACGATATACAACCTTTGCCAACTGTGAAATCCGGCGCGGGGGGGGCGATAAAAGTCTGGCGCTGCAAAGTGTGCGGTTATCTTTGCGCCAAAGAAACTCCGCCGGCCAAATGCCCCATTTGCAAGGCGGACAAAGACAGATTTGAAGAATTTGCGTTGTGA
- a CDS encoding sigma-70 family RNA polymerase sigma factor, with product MEAGRNNDVLGDDSKRPADFLLRAYKEHKEGLFAYIVSFVGDHAAAEDILHEIFAKLLKEPEAYSGRGGISGFLYVCARNNAFNWLKRQNKQVQYSEELDGLIDFSGKEPGNSTELKELKKLVNRALFDIPVKQREIIMLKIYKDMKFREIAEITGDPINTVIARYQYGLRKLQELLREYQNGS from the coding sequence ATGGAAGCGGGGCGCAATAATGATGTCCTGGGGGATGACTCAAAGCGGCCGGCGGATTTCCTCCTGCGCGCGTATAAAGAACATAAAGAGGGGTTATTCGCTTATATCGTGTCTTTTGTGGGCGACCATGCGGCGGCGGAGGATATTTTACACGAGATCTTTGCAAAATTACTCAAGGAGCCGGAGGCATATTCCGGACGCGGCGGAATTTCCGGCTTTCTGTATGTCTGTGCCCGTAATAATGCCTTTAATTGGCTGAAACGTCAAAATAAACAAGTGCAGTACTCTGAGGAGCTTGACGGTCTGATTGATTTTTCCGGCAAAGAACCCGGCAATAGCACTGAGCTGAAGGAATTAAAAAAACTGGTTAACCGTGCGCTGTTCGACATACCCGTAAAACAACGGGAAATAATAATGTTGAAAATTTACAAAGATATGAAATTCAGGGAGATCGCGGAAATAACCGGAGATCCGATTAATACGGTGATAGCCAGGTATCAGTACGGACTGCGGAAGCTTCAGGAATTATTGCGGGAATATCAAAATGGATCCTGA
- the lepB gene encoding signal peptidase I, which translates to MNKARVSLIIFITLACGLLARHYAAEPVYIASASMEPTLNVGRHLFVDKITYRFRKPARQELICFESPVGETHDSVKRVIAVEGDTVELREKKVYLNGEPQLEIYTQYTRAGETLEGDNLGPLRVPPDSLFILGDNRDNSNDSSSWKNPATGERLYFVKLEKVKGKVRGIY; encoded by the coding sequence ATGAACAAGGCGCGCGTTTCACTGATAATATTCATTACGCTGGCTTGCGGTCTATTGGCGCGGCATTACGCGGCCGAGCCTGTTTACATAGCCAGCGCTTCCATGGAACCCACTTTAAACGTCGGGCGTCATCTTTTTGTCGACAAGATCACATACAGGTTCAGAAAACCGGCCAGACAGGAATTAATATGTTTCGAGTCTCCGGTGGGCGAGACCCACGATTCCGTAAAAAGGGTTATAGCCGTGGAAGGCGACACCGTCGAATTAAGAGAAAAAAAGGTTTACCTGAACGGAGAACCGCAGCTTGAGATTTATACGCAATACACGCGGGCAGGGGAAACTCTTGAAGGCGATAATCTAGGCCCGCTTCGCGTACCCCCGGATTCTCTTTTTATTTTGGGCGATAACCGGGACAATTCAAATGATTCCTCAAGTTGGAAAAACCCCGCCACGGGCGAAAGGCTGTATTTTGTAAAGTTGGAAAAAGTTAAAGGAAAAGTAAGAGGGATATATTAA
- a CDS encoding FlgO family outer membrane protein codes for MLKTRLFAGVFLTALLAAGLGDLRAAELDKLSDKLQDGLKDKTGIKVAVLEFQYTDAKASKGPVIIQERLTTALAQNKKITLIERNLLKKVMGELSLEVSGAISEESVKKIGRILGADAVVTGTLNDLSEVETEINARIVETESGKILSAAAATVKKTWKEQGGTTAHGTGGDFSKKPLVQVAVLLDTSNSMDGLINQARTQLWKIVNELISSEKNGSGPAIEVALYEYGNSGLSRESGYIRQVSPFTKDLDQVSQELFALKTNGGDEYCGWVLKDAVEKLSWSSKNDVYKTIFIAGNEPFTQGPVDFAAAAAEAKAKGIFVNTIFCGSRQAGIATQWLAGAQAADGDYSNIDQSAVVYTVSAPQDNTINELSVLLNQTYVTYGAEGEASMKRKKEVDSNMAAAGASVMSERAAFKAAAPGAARQESSWDVVSAVESGAVRKDEIKADQLPPELQKMKKEELGKYIDTKLAERKKIKSDITRLQEERKKYLAAEEAKHASGPNTLDKAVIDSIRKQATKRGFTFK; via the coding sequence ATGCTCAAGACCAGATTATTCGCGGGCGTTTTTTTAACAGCTTTGCTTGCTGCCGGCTTGGGAGACCTTCGGGCGGCGGAGCTTGATAAACTTTCGGATAAACTTCAGGACGGACTGAAAGACAAAACCGGCATAAAGGTGGCCGTATTGGAATTCCAGTATACCGACGCCAAGGCTTCCAAAGGACCGGTTATAATCCAGGAAAGGCTGACCACGGCGCTGGCCCAAAACAAAAAAATAACGCTCATAGAGCGGAATCTGCTTAAAAAGGTGATGGGAGAACTTAGTTTAGAGGTCTCCGGCGCCATTAGCGAGGAAAGCGTAAAAAAAATAGGCCGGATCCTGGGAGCGGACGCGGTGGTAACTGGCACTTTGAATGATCTGAGCGAAGTAGAAACCGAAATAAACGCGCGCATAGTGGAAACCGAAAGCGGTAAAATACTTTCCGCCGCCGCCGCGACGGTGAAAAAAACCTGGAAAGAACAGGGCGGGACAACCGCGCACGGGACCGGCGGCGATTTTTCAAAAAAGCCGCTGGTGCAGGTGGCGGTGCTTTTAGACACCTCGAATTCCATGGACGGCCTGATAAACCAGGCCCGCACCCAGCTTTGGAAAATAGTTAACGAGCTGATCTCCTCGGAAAAAAACGGCTCCGGGCCGGCCATTGAAGTGGCCCTCTACGAATACGGCAATTCGGGCCTTTCGCGCGAGTCCGGCTACATCCGCCAGGTATCGCCTTTTACCAAAGACCTGGACCAAGTCTCCCAGGAATTGTTCGCTCTTAAGACCAACGGCGGCGACGAGTACTGCGGCTGGGTTTTGAAAGACGCGGTGGAAAAACTCTCCTGGAGTTCCAAAAACGATGTTTACAAGACGATTTTCATCGCCGGCAACGAGCCGTTTACCCAGGGGCCGGTGGACTTCGCCGCGGCCGCGGCCGAGGCCAAAGCAAAAGGAATTTTTGTCAACACTATTTTCTGCGGTTCAAGGCAGGCAGGCATAGCGACCCAATGGCTTGCGGGCGCGCAGGCGGCCGACGGCGACTACTCAAATATCGACCAATCAGCCGTGGTTTATACGGTAAGCGCCCCCCAGGACAATACAATAAATGAACTCAGCGTATTGCTTAACCAGACCTATGTAACTTACGGCGCGGAAGGCGAAGCATCCATGAAGCGCAAAAAAGAAGTTGATTCAAATATGGCCGCCGCGGGCGCGTCAGTGATGTCGGAACGCGCGGCCTTTAAAGCCGCGGCCCCCGGCGCCGCCAGGCAGGAATCCTCGTGGGATGTGGTCTCGGCCGTGGAAAGCGGAGCCGTTCGCAAGGACGAAATAAAAGCGGACCAGCTCCCTCCTGAACTTCAAAAAATGAAAAAAGAGGAATTGGGGAAATATATTGACACAAAACTGGCGGAGCGGAAAAAAATAAAAAGCGACATAACCCGCCTGCAGGAAGAAAGAAAAAAATATCTGGCGGCTGAGGAAGCAAAACACGCTTCCGGCCCCAATACCCTGGACAAAGCGGTTATAGACTCTATAAGGAAACAGGCCACAAAGCGCGGGTTCACATTTAAATAA
- a CDS encoding FAD:protein FMN transferase has translation MKLTNSLILFCGVLAGCFFCSCGSKNEPVVSQSMFLMSVPVQIKVYSPDANSGRALVREIFKEWERIAAEYNFNEPYSSTSFVNKKAYGEWVKVDGEFLRLLELSFDYAKMTGGAFDITFAPLWPIWKEAASSQKMPSKTDISAALENIGSQYVQVDPERKMVRFSKPVQINMGGILRGYCLEKAYEIIKRSGGGAPVEVKLGGYMLTSGARAWQYPVPDPFHETKTLGKLVFEEGVVMSSSGRDHFVQIEGKLYSHILDLKTGYPIENFSNLIVYYPSLEGGNYIPSAVLAVMGKEKAFGLLSKIKGTAAVWIDGSGKVSVFSNSGSKARWEKNKGFFSLAS, from the coding sequence ATGAAACTCACAAATAGTCTGATTTTGTTTTGCGGCGTTCTTGCCGGTTGTTTTTTCTGTTCCTGCGGATCCAAAAACGAGCCGGTTGTCTCCCAAAGCATGTTTTTAATGAGCGTGCCCGTCCAGATCAAGGTGTACAGTCCGGACGCGAACTCCGGTCGAGCTCTGGTGAGGGAAATTTTTAAAGAATGGGAAAGGATAGCCGCGGAATACAACTTTAACGAACCGTATAGTTCCACTTCGTTCGTGAATAAGAAGGCTTACGGGGAATGGGTAAAAGTAGACGGGGAGTTTTTGCGCCTGCTTGAGCTTTCGTTTGATTATGCAAAAATGACCGGCGGGGCTTTTGACATAACCTTTGCGCCCTTGTGGCCCATATGGAAAGAGGCCGCTTCTTCCCAAAAAATGCCTTCTAAAACAGATATTTCCGCCGCGCTTGAAAATATCGGTTCGCAATACGTGCAGGTCGATCCGGAACGCAAAATGGTGCGTTTCTCAAAGCCCGTGCAGATCAACATGGGGGGGATCCTCCGGGGCTACTGTCTGGAAAAAGCTTATGAAATAATAAAGAGAAGCGGCGGCGGCGCGCCGGTTGAGGTCAAACTGGGCGGTTATATGCTGACCAGCGGCGCGCGCGCCTGGCAATACCCGGTGCCCGACCCGTTCCATGAAACCAAAACGCTGGGGAAACTGGTTTTTGAGGAAGGCGTGGTGATGTCTTCGTCCGGGCGGGATCATTTTGTGCAAATTGAGGGCAAACTCTACTCCCACATTCTGGACCTGAAAACAGGCTATCCCATAGAGAATTTCTCGAACCTCATCGTTTATTACCCTTCGCTTGAAGGCGGAAATTACATACCTTCCGCGGTGCTGGCGGTAATGGGCAAAGAAAAGGCTTTCGGTCTGCTTTCGAAAATAAAGGGAACGGCCGCCGTCTGGATCGACGGCTCGGGGAAAGTTTCCGTTTTTTCAAATTCCGGGAGCAAGGCGCGGTGGGAAAAAAACAAAGGCTTTTTTAGTCTGGCGTCATGA